A genomic segment from Corylus avellana chromosome ca5, CavTom2PMs-1.0 encodes:
- the LOC132181410 gene encoding uncharacterized protein LOC132181410 isoform X1, whose product MVVVEASKLKLPTPSISSFPPLTTSLLFEPQSLSLALMHSDSSFSLYPSLSPLSLSSLPPPQTLIPSPSSSSTFLLLQNPSPNPRALFVVSGPYRGGSSVLLRFYVLLRKTNSFARARLVCNQRGLRFDDKLGVLVDVNHGVSVRLSGSVNFFAMHSVSSSKIFVFAVRTVGDDGDEDGGEDGVVLKLMRCAVIECSKPVFSISVSSGFLILGEESGVRVFNLRPLVKGRVRKVNNLSLNSNLGMNLANGKLESRGFHLPNGLIGEDYAKHGGGKNGGEGASWITRNGYLDGRVDKHYRSVKQSSIKLRQDSSEGGACFVAFRSGEIGSSASTRKLQMSVKAISIQALSPKKFVILDSVGELHLLHLSNSVIGSDSSCHMKQLPHIMEVQKLAVFPDVSIRNQTVWISDGCYSVHMMAVSDMDAAVNENGRNESEEKLMQISVSQAIFTGEKMEDFTPLAPNAVLILGQGNLYAYAIS is encoded by the exons ATGGTAGTTGTCGAAGCTTCCAAGCTCAAACTCCCAACCCCTTCCATCTCCTCCTTCCCACCCCTCACAACCTCTCTTCTCTTCGAACCCCAGTCCCTCTCTCTCGCCCTCATGCATTCCGactcttccttctctctctacCCGTCCCTctcccctctctccctctcctcgcTCCCTCCCCCCCAAACCCTAATCCCTTCGccttcttcctcctccaccTTCCTCCTCCTCCAAAACCCTAGCCCTAATCCACGCGCACTCTTTGTTGTGTCCGGTCCGTACAGAGGCGGGTCTTCCGTGCTACTCCGGTTCTATGTTCTACTGCGGAAGACCAACTCGTTCGCCAGAGCTCGGCTCGTTTGCAATCAGAGAGGCCTTCGGTTCGATGACAAATTGGGGGTTTTGGTGGATGTGAATCACGGGGTTTCGGTTCGGCTCTCCGGGTCGGTCAATTTCTTTGCCATGCACTCGGTTTCGAGCTCGAAGATTTTTGTTTTCGCGGTGAGAACTGTGGGTGACGATGGTGACGAGGATGGTGGCGAGGACGGGGTGGTTTTGAAATTGATGAGGTGTGCTGTGATTGAGTGCTCGAAGCCCGTCTTCTCGATCAGCGTCTCGTCCGGGTTCTTGATTTTGGGGGAGGAAAGTGGGGTTAGGGTTTTCAATTTGAGGCCCCTCGTGAAAGGGCGGGTTAGGAAAGTCAATAATTTGAGTTTGAATTCGAATTTGGGTATGAATTTGGCAAATGGGAAATTGGAGAGTCGAGGATTTCATTTGCCAAATGGTCTGATTGGCGAGGATTATGCGAAGCATGGAGGTGGCAAAAATGGCGGTGAAGGAGCTTCATGGATCACTCGGAATGGTTACCTGGATGGGAGGGTGGATAAGCATTACCGATCTG TCAAGCAGAGCTCCATTAAATTGAGACAAGATTCCAGTGAAGGAGGTGCATGTTTTGTGGCATTCAGAAGTGGTGAGATTGGATCCTCGGCATCTACAAGAAAGCTTCAGATGTCAGTAAAGGCAATTTCCATTCAGGCGTTATCTCCCAAAAAGTTTGTAATCTTGGACTCAGTTGGAGAGTTACACCTATTGCACCTATCCAATTCTGTCATTGGATCAGATTCATCTTGTCACATGAAGCAGTTGCCCCACATTATGGAAGTGCAAAAGCTGGCTGTTTTTCCTGATGTTTCTATTA GAAACCAAACTGTTTGGATATCAGATGGATGTTATTCTGTGCACATGATGGCAGTATCTGACATGGATGCTGCTGTTAATGAGAATGGCAGAAATGAGAGTGAAGAAAAGTTAATGCAAATCTCAG TTAGTCAGGCAATTTTCACTGGTGAAAAGATGGAAGATTTTACTCCTTTGGCTCCGAACGCTGTTTTGATTCTTGGACAAG GAAACTTATATGCGTATGCGATTTCCTGA
- the LOC132181410 gene encoding uncharacterized protein LOC132181410 isoform X2 gives MVVVEASKLKLPTPSISSFPPLTTSLLFEPQSLSLALMHSDSSFSLYPSLSPLSLSSLPPPQTLIPSPSSSSTFLLLQNPSPNPRALFVVSGPYRGGSSVLLRFYVLLRKTNSFARARLVCNQRGLRFDDKLGVLVDVNHGVSVRLSGSVNFFAMHSVSSSKIFVFAVRTVGDDGDEDGGEDGVVLKLMRCAVIECSKPVFSISVSSGFLILGEESGVRVFNLRPLVKGRVRKVNNLSLNSNLGMNLANGKLESRGFHLPNGLIGEDYAKHGGGKNGGEGASWITRNGYLDGRVDKHYRSVKQSSIKLRQDSSEGGACFVAFRSGEIGSSASTRKLQMSVKAISIQALSPKKFVILDSVGELHLLHLSNSVIGSDSSCHMKQLPHIMEVQKLAVFPDVSIRNQTVWISDGCYSVHMMAVSDMDAAVNENGRNESEEKLMQISVRQFSLVKRWKILLLWLRTLF, from the exons ATGGTAGTTGTCGAAGCTTCCAAGCTCAAACTCCCAACCCCTTCCATCTCCTCCTTCCCACCCCTCACAACCTCTCTTCTCTTCGAACCCCAGTCCCTCTCTCTCGCCCTCATGCATTCCGactcttccttctctctctacCCGTCCCTctcccctctctccctctcctcgcTCCCTCCCCCCCAAACCCTAATCCCTTCGccttcttcctcctccaccTTCCTCCTCCTCCAAAACCCTAGCCCTAATCCACGCGCACTCTTTGTTGTGTCCGGTCCGTACAGAGGCGGGTCTTCCGTGCTACTCCGGTTCTATGTTCTACTGCGGAAGACCAACTCGTTCGCCAGAGCTCGGCTCGTTTGCAATCAGAGAGGCCTTCGGTTCGATGACAAATTGGGGGTTTTGGTGGATGTGAATCACGGGGTTTCGGTTCGGCTCTCCGGGTCGGTCAATTTCTTTGCCATGCACTCGGTTTCGAGCTCGAAGATTTTTGTTTTCGCGGTGAGAACTGTGGGTGACGATGGTGACGAGGATGGTGGCGAGGACGGGGTGGTTTTGAAATTGATGAGGTGTGCTGTGATTGAGTGCTCGAAGCCCGTCTTCTCGATCAGCGTCTCGTCCGGGTTCTTGATTTTGGGGGAGGAAAGTGGGGTTAGGGTTTTCAATTTGAGGCCCCTCGTGAAAGGGCGGGTTAGGAAAGTCAATAATTTGAGTTTGAATTCGAATTTGGGTATGAATTTGGCAAATGGGAAATTGGAGAGTCGAGGATTTCATTTGCCAAATGGTCTGATTGGCGAGGATTATGCGAAGCATGGAGGTGGCAAAAATGGCGGTGAAGGAGCTTCATGGATCACTCGGAATGGTTACCTGGATGGGAGGGTGGATAAGCATTACCGATCTG TCAAGCAGAGCTCCATTAAATTGAGACAAGATTCCAGTGAAGGAGGTGCATGTTTTGTGGCATTCAGAAGTGGTGAGATTGGATCCTCGGCATCTACAAGAAAGCTTCAGATGTCAGTAAAGGCAATTTCCATTCAGGCGTTATCTCCCAAAAAGTTTGTAATCTTGGACTCAGTTGGAGAGTTACACCTATTGCACCTATCCAATTCTGTCATTGGATCAGATTCATCTTGTCACATGAAGCAGTTGCCCCACATTATGGAAGTGCAAAAGCTGGCTGTTTTTCCTGATGTTTCTATTA GAAACCAAACTGTTTGGATATCAGATGGATGTTATTCTGTGCACATGATGGCAGTATCTGACATGGATGCTGCTGTTAATGAGAATGGCAGAAATGAGAGTGAAGAAAAGTTAATGCAAATCTCAG TCAGGCAATTTTCACTGGTGAAAAGATGGAAGATTTTACTCCTTTGGCTCCGAACGCTGTTTTGA
- the LOC132181062 gene encoding uncharacterized protein LOC132181062 has product MASTTMEQSRRRDDQSEFNLREWALKARLSRENTNSRRFSASNIRSFREDTRSFRSNITISSTASSPGYPLKDEIDPSTYSFSTALKALQARSGFNSWECLSPDGFALNSKWNEAEKYISNPLSGEVPMECLSAKTLSGRSFRNLTNRITMSAPLVYPSHHSRQLQTKPPSASAQDAPLLQSPIPEKKMEGMMTRDVGTQSTPPELSSSSPSPASTPPIIERSIKRFGIEAGDSPNSSAIIKTKQEVEVKETRDTEETRREKEAMRKKKGEQMWRQAGCLSWISMRRKRQREKRKPRKNNIFLTHLNGC; this is encoded by the exons ATGGCCTCCACCACCATGGAACAATCCCGTCGAAGGGATGATCAATCAGAGTTCAATTTGAGAGAATGGGCCCTCAAGGCACGCCTCAGCCGTGAAAACACCAATTCCAGAAGGTTTTCTGCTTCCAATATCAGAAGCTTCAGAGAGGACACGAGGTCTTTCAGATCAAACATTACCATTTCAAGCACCGCTTCTTCTCCTGGCTACCCTTTAAAAG ATGAAATCGACCCTTCCACATATTCATTTTCCACTGCCCTTAAAG CATTGCAGGCGAGGTCTGGCTTTAATAGTTGGGAGTGCTTATCCCCAGATGGGTTTGCTTTGAATTCCAAGTGGAATGAAGcagaaaaatatataagcaaCCCTCTTTCCGGGGAGGTTCCAATGGAGTGTCTCTCTGCTAAAACACTTAGCGGAAGATCCTTTCGAAACTTAACAAATAGAATCACCATGTCTGCTCCTCTTGTTTACCCTTCCCACCATTCACGCCAGCTCCAAACTAAGCCGCCTTCAGCTTCTGCACAAGATGCTCCACTTCTCCAATCGCCAATTCCAG aaaagaaaatggagggTATGATGACTAGAGATGTGGGGACTCAAAGCACACCGCCTGAGCTAAGTTCAAGCAGTCCTAGCCCTGCTTCCACCCCTCCCATCATAGAGAGATCAATAAAGAGATTTGGAATTGAAGCCGGAGATTCACCTAATTCAAGTGCAATAATCAAAACCAAGCAAGAG GTGGAAGTGAAAGAAACAAGAGACACAGAAgaaacaagaagagaaaaggaagcgatgagaaagaagaaaggagaGCAAATGTGGAGGCAAGCTGGGTGCTTGTCGTGGATATCGATGAGAAGAAAAAGGCAGAGAGAGAAACGCAAACCAAGAAagaataatatctttctaactCATCTCAATGGGTGCTGA
- the LOC132180422 gene encoding uncharacterized protein LOC132180422 has product MKAISAPRGGAILCSHTHHFTLCNRLCFLSLHPSCPPRPHGLHLTRSSRFLTHSTPLSPKPHRFILQAAESTQPTSLSSSTDKTVIADAEFSLAKVSFGVIGLGLGVTLLSYGFGAYFNILPGSEWSAIMLTYGFPLAIIGMALKYAELKPVPCLTYSDAQNLREACATPILKQVRNDVIRYRYGDEQHLDEALKRIFQYGQGGGIPRRSAPILQMIREEVTEDGKYCLVLVFEAKALQLSDFEKRQAKFASFFGPGITAEVGKSGNDDLYEVRLISNSNSSPNPNASP; this is encoded by the exons atgaaagcaATATCAGCGCCCAGAGGAGGAGCCATCCTCTGCTCCCACACCCACCACTTCACTCTCTGCAACCGCCTCTGCTTTCTCTCCCTCCATCCCAGCTGCCCACCGCGACCTCATGGTCTCCACCTCACACGATCAAGCCGCTTCCTCACCCACTCTACACCCCTTTCTCCCAAACCGCACCGTTTCATCCTCCAAGCTGCCGAGTCAACCCAGCCTACCTCGCTCTCCTCGTCCACCGACAAAACCGTCATCGCCGACGCCGAATTCTCGCTCGCTAAG GTTTCATTTGGTGTTATTGGCCTAGGTCTTGGGGTTACACTCTTGTC GTATGGGTTTGGGGCTTACTTTAATATCCTCCCAGGATCTGAGTGGTCAGCAATAATGCTAACATATGGCTTCCCTCTTGCAATTATTGGCATGGCTCTCAAG TATGCGGAACTGAAACCAGTCCCATGCTTGACTTACTCAGATGCTCAAAATTTGAGAGAAGCATGTGCCACTCCAATCCTTAAGCAG GTCAGAAATGATGTTATAAGATATCGCTATGGGGATGAGCAGCATTTGGATGAGGCATTGAAACGGATTTTTCAGTATGGTCAA GGTGGAGGAATTCCACGGAGGAGTGCTCCTATTCTACAAATGATTCGTGAAGAA GTCACAGAAGATGGTAAATACTGTTTAGTCCTAGTGTTTGAAGCCAAAGCTCTGCAGTTGtcagattttgaaaaaagacAG GCAAAATTTGCTTCTTTCTTTGGACCGGGGATAACAGCTGAAGTTG GAAAGAGTGGGAATGATGATCTATATGAAGTCCGACTTAtttccaactccaactccaGCCCCAACCCCAATGCATCTCCTTAG